In Arthrobacter sp. CJ23, the genomic window GTTGCGGCCGCAGAAGGCCTTCAGGGCGGCGGAGGAGTTCATGTAGGTGACCGGGATGACGGGGACTCGGCCGTCGGCGTCGGGCTCGGTGCCGAAGATCTCTTCGAGCTGTTCCCAGCATTCCTCCACGGAGTCGGTGTCCGCCATGTCCGCCATGGAGCAGCCGGCGGCGAGGTTGGGCAGGATCACGGCCTGTTCCGGGGTGGAGAGGATGTCCGCGGTTTCGGCCATGAAGTGCACGCCGCAGAAGATGATGGCCTGGGCCTCGGGCTTGGTGAGCGCTGCGTTGGCCAGCTGGAAGGAGTCGCCCACGAAGTCGGCGTACTGGATGACTTCGTCGCGCTGGTAGAAGTGGCCCAGGATGACGGCGCGGTCGCCGAGCTTTTCCTTGGCGGCACGGATGCGTGCGTCCAGCTCGTCGTCGCTGGCGAGCTTGTATTCCTCGGGCAGCTGGCCCTGGCGCGGAGTTCCCTTGGGCGCCACGTCGCTGCTGGAGGCACCGGGGCCGTAGGCGGGGGCGCCGGCCAGGGATTCGGCGAGGTCATATTCCCAGGGACCCTTGGCCAAGGCAGGGCTGCACGTGGCTCCGGCGGCGGAGAGGCCCTTTTCGGCTTCTTCCCGCGTGATCAGCTGGACGGCAGTGTTGACGCTGCTCATGGTGTACTCCTGTTGTCTGGCCCGAGGCCGGGCGTGCCTGTGAAGCGGTAGAGGCGTGGCGGACGGTGTTTTCCGCCTTGCAGGTATTCACCGGTTTCTTCGATTTCCGGCGTGGCTTTGATTTGGCGGCGGAAGTTGGCCGGGTCCAGCTGGCGGTCCAGCACGGCCTCATACACTTCGCGGACCTGGGCGAGGGTGAAGAATTCCCCCAGCAGGTGGTAGGCAATGGAGCCGTAGGCCATCTTGTTCCGCAGCCGCCAGAGGGCGTAGTCCACGATGGCGTTGTGGTCGAAGGCCAGCTCGCCAAGGCGGTCCGCCCGGAACCAGCGGACGTTCTCGGATTCCTCGGCCAGGGCGGCTTCCGTGGGCTGGACCAGGGCCCAGTAGACGATGGACACGACCCGCTGGCTCGGCGAGCGGTGCAGGCCGCCGAAGGCGTAGAGCTGCTCGAGGTATTCCGGGGCAAGGGAGGTGGTTTCGCGCAGGTTCCGCGAGGCGGCGTCCTGAAGGGATTCGTCGTGCCCCAGGGGGCCGCCGGGGAGCGCCCACATCCCCCGGAAGGGCTCGCGGATGCGCTGCACCAGCGGCAGCCACAGGGTGGGCCGGCCGGATGTTTCGCTGGGCCGCAGGGCGAAGATCACCGTGGAAATAGCCAACGACGGCGGCGCGAGCCTGCGTTCGGATACATTGGCGGATCCTGCAGTCACGGCGTTCACCCCGCTTCGTTAGTTAAAGTCACTTTGACTAGAACTAATGATACGACCCGCCGCATGCAGTGCAAAATACTCCGCGTCACACTGGTCCGGCGGCAGCCTCCAGCAGCGGCAGGGTGCGGCCCTGGATGTGGCTGTTCAACACGATCACGGAGGAGCAGCGCACCACGGACTTGGTGGCGATCATGGCGTCCAGGACCCGCTGCATGTCCGGATTGGACCGCGCCGCGATCCGGACCATGAGATCCGAATTGCCCGTCACCGTGTGGATTTCGATGATTTCAGGGATGGCCCCCAGGGCCTGGATGATGGCATCATGGCCGAGCTCCTGGGTGATGGTGACCGAACAGAAGGCCACCACGGGGAAGCCGAAGCTCGCCGGATCAGGCTGCGGGACCCACGATCCGATGACGCCGGACTCGAGCATGCGGTCCAGCCGCGACTGCACCGTGGCCCGTGCGACGTGCAGAACCCGGGACGCTTCCAGCACGGACGCTCGCGGCGAGTCCGTGAAGAAACGTACAATTTTCGCATCAAGTGCATCGACCAGCATCAAAGTTCCTGTCGCCTGGGATCAAAGACCATCACATCAGAGCCTCAGAAAGTGATGTATCTTACAAACTGCGAGAATTATTCCATGCCTTCGGGTGCGCCGTCGACGCCGCACCCGGATTGCCCATGAGGCCGGCATGGACCTCCCCACCATGTAACCCATAGAAGGTAGACACGCATGACAACGAAGTCCATCGCGGCGACCGCGCCATCAACAGGCCTCGGTCACTCCCTCAAACCGCGCCAGCTCACCATGATGGGCTTGGGCAGCGCCATCGGCGCAGGCCTCTTCCTCGGCTCGGGCGCAGGCGTCCAAGCCGCCGGCCCCGCCGTCCTGATCTCCTACCTCGTCGCCGGAACCCTGATCATCCTGGTCATGTGGGCCCTGGGCGAGATGGCAGCAGCCAACCCCAACAGCGGCGCCTTCTCCGTCTACGCGGAAAAAGCCATGGGCAAGACCGCCGGCTCAACGATCGGCTGGCTCTGGTGGCTGCAGCTGGTGGTGGTCATCGCCGCCGAAGCCCTGGGCGCGGCCGGCCTGCTGTTCTCCATTTGGCCGGTCATCCCCATCTGGGTGCTGGCGCTGGTCTTCATGGTGGCGTTCACCGGCATCAACCTCGCGGGCGTGAAGAACTTCGGCGAATTCGAGTTCTGGTTCGCCATCCTGAAGGTCGCGGCCATCGTGATCTTCCTGGCCATCGGCGCCGCCCTGCTGTTCGGCTGGCTGCCCGGCACCGTCTCCCCGGGCCTGGCCAACTTCGGCACCTTTGCCCCGGCCGGAATCGGCGGCATCGCGGCGGCCCTGTTCGTGGTGATCTTCGCCTTCGGCGGCACCGAGATTGTCAGCGTGGCCGCCGCCGAAACGGAGGATCCCGCCCACAGC contains:
- a CDS encoding NUDIX hydrolase, with translation MNAVTAGSANVSERRLAPPSLAISTVIFALRPSETSGRPTLWLPLVQRIREPFRGMWALPGGPLGHDESLQDAASRNLRETTSLAPEYLEQLYAFGGLHRSPSQRVVSIVYWALVQPTEAALAEESENVRWFRADRLGELAFDHNAIVDYALWRLRNKMAYGSIAYHLLGEFFTLAQVREVYEAVLDRQLDPANFRRQIKATPEIEETGEYLQGGKHRPPRLYRFTGTPGLGPDNRSTP
- the nadA gene encoding quinolinate synthase NadA, whose protein sequence is MSSVNTAVQLITREEAEKGLSAAGATCSPALAKGPWEYDLAESLAGAPAYGPGASSSDVAPKGTPRQGQLPEEYKLASDDELDARIRAAKEKLGDRAVILGHFYQRDEVIQYADFVGDSFQLANAALTKPEAQAIIFCGVHFMAETADILSTPEQAVILPNLAAGCSMADMADTDSVEECWEQLEEIFGTEPDADGRVPVIPVTYMNSSAALKAFCGRNGGIVCTSSNAKVVLEWAFERGQRVLFFPDQHLGRNTAKAMGVPLEQMPMWNPRKELGGNDEQALLDSRVILWHGFCSVHKRFNVGQIEKARAEFPGVNVIVHPECPMEVVDAADSAGSTDFIKKAIAAATEPTTFAIGTEINMVNRLAAENPQHTIFCLDPVICPCSTMYRIHPGYLAWVLEELVEGRIVNRITVDDSVQDNAKIALERMLASRPL
- a CDS encoding Lrp/AsnC family transcriptional regulator, with product MLVDALDAKIVRFFTDSPRASVLEASRVLHVARATVQSRLDRMLESGVIGSWVPQPDPASFGFPVVAFCSVTITQELGHDAIIQALGAIPEIIEIHTVTGNSDLMVRIAARSNPDMQRVLDAMIATKSVVRCSSVIVLNSHIQGRTLPLLEAAAGPV
- a CDS encoding amino acid permease, producing MTTKSIAATAPSTGLGHSLKPRQLTMMGLGSAIGAGLFLGSGAGVQAAGPAVLISYLVAGTLIILVMWALGEMAAANPNSGAFSVYAEKAMGKTAGSTIGWLWWLQLVVVIAAEALGAAGLLFSIWPVIPIWVLALVFMVAFTGINLAGVKNFGEFEFWFAILKVAAIVIFLAIGAALLFGWLPGTVSPGLANFGTFAPAGIGGIAAALFVVIFAFGGTEIVSVAAAETEDPAHSVGKAVRTVLWRILVFYIGSVFVIAAVLPVGSAGLKSPFAGVLDLANIPGAGAAITLVAVVALLSALNANLYGASRMIFSLSERGEAPGFLSRLSGAKVPAAAVGVSVAFGFIATVLELLFPERVLPALLNLVGSTCLVVWGTALVSQLILRRRADREGTELPLRMKGFPYLTIFGLALLALIFVVGFANPESAGQLIGTFLLIVAIAVGCFINAKVKAGSAAQ